The sequence tttttaaatgtatgggTAGTGCACTAATTCAAACTACATAATAATGATGGCTCCATTTATCATTTGTTAGTGCCATGCACTCACTGGGAGCTGATCTTTTATCATCCAATtactctttttttgttttatttcaaattaataattaatagaaatattCTGTTTCTAACTTTCAACTTTCCAACTTggaagaaagaaacaacaaagtCAATTATAATTGGTATTGACAAGCACTCCATGCTTAATCTAGATAAGGGTTTCGCAAAGCCGCCATAATCCAATAGTTTAGAAGATTCGGTGGActaagtttattttaaattaatttctaatttataaaagGAAGTTTTACTGGTTCAATTACCgataaattatttagaattatttattggaaaaaaCACTCGCATTATAAAAATGGTTTGGTATGCCGTGTGCGTTTGACATTTTCGGACATAGCCTTCAaaggatattaaaaaaagaagtggGTTAGGACTTCTTGAAGGttaagaaattgttttgaattatttcattaaaaaaaaattattagaggGTATGaggtaaaaattaatatttatttgttaaaatatatttttgaaaaaaaattgcttttttttaaagtggttttaaaatttatttttcatgttttattaaacattGATTTGTTTagatcataaattataatttcttataatgTAATAAgtaggtgtttggtaaatcaatttagtaatttaaaatgatttcataatttaatttatgtcattaagtaaattaagtatattttgtaaaacaatttaatgatataacttaaaaataataaataatttaaaataataaataaataaattaacttattttaaattttacatcattattttacattttcattatgtctattctaattatttttacgATTTATTTTACTATGCCACAACCTTCCTTTtccctaattttaaaaattaatttaagttaattttatcaaactgaatatttaaaataaaaatcaagtaataagttataaattaataatttaatttaaaattaatttaaactatcaagtaataaatattagGTTTTACTAAAACTTAAAAGGTCACGTAGaatataaatgttataaatataaaatattaatatgaataaatcatgatctcatttatatttttgaaataaaatattatcttaaaagtattatataaatattttatttaattttttaatcataaattattataaatgatatatttctatattaaaaattattttattttaattgattaattataaggatattataatattttaataaataattaaagatttcaaaaagaaaaattcaaaaacactaaataataatttatatatttcatttttttaaaacaattttcattcttcttaataaaatgtgttttcaaaaaaaataaaaaagttttcttCTACGTTACGAAGCGTCGTGAATTCATTCAAATCATTCGGGCTGTTTCTTCGGgcaattattttgaattattattgattattatttctcataaagtagataattcatttttttctaatcTATATGACGTGGCAAAATTAAGAAGGAGGCAGGGGAGTCGAACTAGAGGATAGGAGCGGAGATcgcaaaaccctaaccctagccCGGAGGTTCCTGCAGGCGGCAACAGAGAGGAGctctcagaaaaaaaaaaaaaaaaaaaccccaatttTTCCCGGGAATTTTCGGTCACCATGGTAAGAAAAATATCATCTAATTAATCTTCTTTTGAATCTCCTGCTAGCGTTGTTTGGTAAGAGAGCGTTTGGAAATTTGTTCGTTTTCCCCATATTGTTTCATAAACCAAACGGGGACTAAATTTGGGCCTTTTTTGATTGGTTAGTAGTGCTTGTTAATCTGCATATTCAATTTCCATTTGGTCCTATCTCTTCAAAACTAGTGGATTATCTGAGCTTGGAATCTGATGGGAACCTTGTCTTTTCGTTTAGAAAATGCAGGGAAGAGACAGtccaaaatggaaaagaaatgaatacaGTTGTGCGTGTCTTTCTTTGATTTGTTGTTTGATTCCTAGTCCTTATTCCTCATGGCGCTCCTGTTGATTTTCTTTCCATCctcctatcaaaaaaatcaaaaaataggaaagaagcTGAAGATTTGGCTCATATATATAATGCCTATGGATAGTGTACAAACTCATTTCCAGTATGAAACAACACAAGTTACTCCTGAGATTATGCATAACTATGTTGAGAATGATAGAGTTGAGCATTGTGTGGTTGTGACACAAGTTCAGAATTTTCTTTTGGTTAAGGTAAGCCGATGGTGAGGTGGATGAATCACAAAACTACAAATTCAGGATTAGAATGAAGAGTATAGAATATAGCAATGTGTATCTCAGTTATGTCAGGTGATACCTTGTTAAAAATCAATTAGGTAGCATGGTGATGTCTACTGAAGACCCACTTGCGGttctttaaaaaactttttaaaaaagttagatACTTAATTCTGTCCCGGGAGGAATTCATCGGCAGTTGGAGGAGGAGGGCAATcagagaaaatatgtttgaatatTGAAATTATCTGAAATTGCCtaccaatttcaaattcaggACAGTAGTGACAAGTGGACATGTTAAACTTATCTTAATCTTATGGGTAGTGTGTTTGGTGcttatgtttttatttgttgatgatCCACAAATCTTGTAATGCAAACACTTCCAAGAATATTTGTACAGTTTTGAATTACATCACCAAGTTCAGACTATCCCTCAAAAATTTCAGCCAAGTTTTCCTGTTTTGAAATCAAACATCACTTGAAGCTCCACCCCAGTTTCAAGTAAAGAAATATTAAACATTGGcattattagattttttttgcaATTCTTTTTCGTAATTACTTTGTTTGAATATGAATCATTCTCTGGCTTTGGCAGGTAAATGTTCCAAAGACCAAGAAGACTTACTGCAAAAGCAAAGAATGCGGAAAACACACCTTGCACAAGGTGACACAGtacaagaaaggaaaagatAGCCTTGCAGCCCAGGGGAAACGCCGGTATGATCGGAAACAGTCAGGCTATGGAGGACAGACCAAACCCGTCTTCCACAAAAAGGTAACAATCCATCTATATCCTTATTTCCTTGGAAATTTTAACCCTTTTTTTAAGTTGTGTGATACTTTTCTCAGAGATtgctatttatatttttatatgccAAATTTTCATAACCTTTGATTGCTTTTCACCTAATCACCTAATCAGGCAAAAACCACCAAGAAGATAGTGCTGAGGTTGCAATGCCAGGGCTGCAAACA is a genomic window of Vitis riparia cultivar Riparia Gloire de Montpellier isolate 1030 chromosome 1, EGFV_Vit.rip_1.0, whole genome shotgun sequence containing:
- the LOC117911300 gene encoding 60S ribosomal protein L44-like, which translates into the protein MVNVPKTKKTYCKSKECGKHTLHKVTQYKKGKDSLAAQGKRRYDRKQSGYGGQTKPVFHKKAKTTKKIVLRLQCQGCKHVSQHPIKRCKHFEIGGDKKGKGTSLF